One genomic region from Pan troglodytes isolate AG18354 chromosome 14, NHGRI_mPanTro3-v2.0_pri, whole genome shotgun sequence encodes:
- the LOC100613592 gene encoding histone H3.3A-like, with amino-acid sequence MARTKPTARKSTGGKAPRKQLAAKAARNCAPSTGGVKKPHRNRPGTVALREVRRYQKSTELLIRKLPFQRLVREIAQDFKTDLRFQSAAIGALQEASEAYLVGLFEDTNLCAIHAKRVTIMPKDIQLARRIRGERA; translated from the coding sequence ATGGCTCGTACAAAGCCGACTGCCCGCAAATCCACCGGTGGTAAAGCGCCCAGGAAGCAACTGGCTGCAAAAGCCGCTCGCAATTGTGCGCCCTCTACTGGAGGGGTGAAGAAACCTCATCGTAACAGGCCTGGTACTGTGGCGCTCCGTGAAGTTAGACGTTATCAGAAGTCCACTGAACTTCTGATTCGCAAACTTCCCTTCCAGCGTCTGGTGCGAGAAATTGCTCAGGACTTTAAAACAGATTTGCGCTTCCAGAGCGCAGCTATCGGTGCTTTGCAGGAGGCAAGTGAGGCCTATCTGGTTGGCCTTTTTGAAGACACCAACCTGTGTGCTATCCATGCCAAACGTGTAACAATTATGCCAAAAGACATCCAGCTAGCACGCCGCATACGTGGAGAACGTGCTTAA